The following proteins are encoded in a genomic region of Fusarium oxysporum f. sp. lycopersici 4287 chromosome 1, whole genome shotgun sequence:
- a CDS encoding CAMK/CAMKL/KIN4 protein kinase: MSSAALQTAPHQHTALASSPLSTPSSRQYRPSHSSPNGNGQAYNAQQTSTASSSSRRPPSRKTNDSAPSPSYHLAPGFGSPVTASAPNDQEPSASASDWQGNMPPVAPPRTSSNHQSGSSRRSQYSNEKSTNSPRRNESTRTGSRGDSAAAENGHRSSKADAAARASSRDGRAATTSMPVRSATTSMPVRSAHSTPSKPVHDATDSLTKAIAAAQDTIDRDRNHAAAQHSVEDAAAPPPVVATGDHHEERRGQRSRHDHSRSHKGNTKFGDFILGNTIGEGEFGKVKLGWKQDSSVQVAIKLIKRDSVGSNPSRFAKIYREVAILRGVQHPNIVRLIDKVETDRHIGIILEYASGGELFDYILNHRYLKDNAARRLFAQLVSGVGYLHKKGIVHRDLKLENLLLDRNRNIIITDFGFANTFDPNEELSKEEELNLTDKEFVKRMGLDRVKMNGSRKGDLMQTSCGSPCYAAPELVVSDSLYTGRKVDVWSCGVILYAMLAGYLPFDDDPANPEGDNINLLYKYIVTTPLTFPEYVTPHARDLLRRILVPNPRKRADLFEVARHSWLSEYANLVEFITSSTTLPSEVPDSGVSPDDYAEAPTIARSSSVREASKQKQSHPPVVGGLAKTHGSVDPESETTHRSTPKDAKRRTVQVEYVAPTTKTQRGADAAPSKPSSHSLQQQVPVDVPEANTEKPLPREPPMTKDNPSRTQSRRPQSSHKSAVPHRPARDTRATSDNAFMTGPTNTARPRTQGSMQSSASMGLQSHGNYGQPAPPTIADTNAHGRIQQPQNPEDEENIAKTVGSVPPKVMKMSTFQNETKSTGRGHKRSNTLGDLGNKIMGRSGSIFGGRSKKRPEQQQQPDKSRKYPPVSMPTTMMPGEEAGPRPSMESKASRRSFSLGLGKKRSGSVQGSSDKKDRRFSLVKAMGLGKDQGSVTGSEADSQQDLPIQHPRAEQLRGYSAHEEARHSEPYFDAPYEQYPQRDTAQSSPVYHTRHANAQQQDGRRPSAIPTYIQGSHLNTGSDSSVDVRRPPTDSRSRPYQADFSESEGYDGRPVGSSRDDRSSVLQKSHKKFADAYDGENYRGHEGSSGAAKRVMDFFRRRGKARGGEDR; the protein is encoded by the exons ATGTCGTCGGCTGCCTTACAGACGGCCCCCCATCAACACACCGCTCTGGCCTCGTCCCCCTTGAGCACACCGTCGTCCCGCCAGTACAGGCCCTCTCACTCATCCCCTAACGGTAACGGCCAGGCGTACAATGCCCAGCAGACCTCGAccgcttcttcatcttcgcgGCGACCTCCTTCACGAAAAACGAACGACAGCGCTCCCTCACCTTCTTATCATCTAGCTCCCGGCTTCGGTTCACCCGTCACCGCCTCAGCGCCTAACGACCAAGAACCTTCAGCCTCTGCCTCCGACTGGCAAGGCAACATGCCTCCCGTCGCTCCCCCAAGGACCTCGTCCAACCACCAAAGTGGTAGCTCGCGGAGGTCTCAGTATTCTAACGAAAAGTCTACCAATTCTCCCCGTCGAAACGAATCCACTCGAACTGGTTCGCGTGGTGATTCAGCGGCTGCCGAGAACGGTCACCGAAGCAGCAAGGCTGACGCTGCTGCCCGAGCCAGTAGCCGAGACGGCAGGGCCGCAACCACTTCCATGCCAGTCCGATCCGCAACCACTTCCATGCCAGTCCGATCCGCACATAGCACGCCCTCGAAACCCGTCCACGATGCCACTGACAGCTTGACGAAAGCAATTGCAGCTGCTCAAGATACCATCGACCGGGATCGCAATCATGCTGCAGCCCAGCACAGCGTCGAAGATGCCGCAGCGCCGCCTCCTGTTGTCGCGACGGGTGATCACCATGAGGAACGACGAGGACAGCGAAGCCGACACGATCATAGCCGAAGCCACAAGGGCAATACCAAGTTCGGCGATTTTATTCTGGGCAATACTATCGGCGAAGGTGAATTTGGCAAAGTGAAACTGGGTTGGAAGCAGGACAGTAGCGTCCAG GTTGctatcaagctcatcaagagAGACAGTGTGGGTAGCAACCCCTCTCGTTTTGCCAAGATTTACCGCGAAGTTGCCATCCTTCGCGGAGTCCAACATCCTAATATTGTGCGTCTAATCGACAAGGTCGAGACAGACCGACACATTGGTATCATCCTCGAGTACGCGTCGGGTGGTGAACTTTTTGACTACATCCTTAACCACCGTTATCTAAAGGACAACGCGGCTCGTCGCTTGTTTGCCCAGCTCGTGTCTGGTGTTGGATATCTCCATAAGAAGGGAATCGTACATCGGGATCTGAAACTGGAAAACCTGCTTCTCGATCGAAACCGCAACATTATCATTACCGACTTCGGCTTCGCCAACACCTTTGACCCCAATGAGGAATTGagcaaggaggaagagcttAATCTCACAGATAAGGAATTTGTGAAGCGAATGGGCTTAGACCGGGTCAAGATGAATGGCTCTAGGAAGGGTGACCTCATGCAGACAAGTTGTGGTAGTCCTTGTTATGCTGCGCCTGAACTGGTTGTTAGCGATTCTCTTTATACTGGACGTAAGGTGGATGTCTGGAGTTGTGGTGTCATTCTG TATGCCATGCTCGCCGGTTACCTCCCCTTCGATGACGACCCCGCCAACCCCGAAGGCGACAACATCAACCTTTTATACAAGTATATCGTGACAACACCTCTGACCTTCCCTGAATACGTCACACCTCACGCTCGAGACCTGCTCCGCCGCATTCTCGTGCCTAATCCCCGTAAGAGAGCGGATCTATTCGAAGTTGCTCGGCACAGCTGGCTGAGTGAATACGCGAACCTCGTTGAATTCATCACAAGCTCGACAACGTTACCGTCAGAAGTCCCCGATTCGGGCGTGTCACCAGACGATTACGCCGAGGCCCCGACGATTGCCCGAAGCTCTTCTGTCCGCGAAGCTTCGAAGCAAAAACAATCTCATCCTCCTGTTGTTGGAGGACTGGCGAAGACTCATGGCAGTGTTGATCCCGAATCTGAGACTACTCATCGCAGCACACCGAAGGATGCAAAGCGAAGAACAGTCCAGGTTGAATACGTGGCCCCTACGACGAAAACTCAGCGCGGTGCAGATGCCGCGCCTTCAAAACCTAGTTCCCATTCCCTGCAACAGCAGGTACCAGTGGATGTGCCTGAAGCCAATACTGAGAAGCCTCTTCCGCGTGAACCTCCTATGACAAAGGACAACCCTTCTCGTACCCAGTCGAGACGCCCACAGAGCTCGCACAAGAGCGCTGTCCCCCACAGGCCAGCTCGCGATACCCGCGCCACTTCCGACAATGCCTTTATGACTGGGCCAACCAACacagcaaggccaaggaccCAAGGCTCGATGCAATCTTCTGCATCAATGGGTTTGCAGTCTCATGGGAACTATGGCCAGCCTGCACCTCCCACTATTGCCGACACAAACGCTCACGGTCGAATTCAACAACCTCAGAAccctgaggatgaggagaacATCGCCAAGACTGTGGGTAGTGTTCCTCCCAaggtgatgaagatgtcaaCTTTCCAGAATGAGACAAAGTCGACAGGCAGAGGTCACAAAAGGTCAAACACCCTGGGTGATCTTGGTAACAAGATCATGGGCCGCAGCGGGTCTATCTTTGGGGGACGATCTAAGAAGCGACcggagcagcagcagcagcctgaCAAATCAAGGAAGTATCCTCCCGTCAGTATGCCCACCACCATGATGCCAGGTGAGGAAGCTGGTCCCAGGCCCTCCATGGAATCAAAGGCCTCCCGACGATCATTCTCTCTCGGCCTTGGAAAGAAGCGTAGTGGCAGTGTTCAAGGTTCTAGTGATAAGAAGGACCGTCGGTTCTCACTGGTCAAGGCGATGGGACTTGGCAAGGACCAGGGAAGTGTAACTGGATCTGAGGCGGATTCACAACAGGATTTGCCCATCCAACATCCTCGAGCTGAGCAGCTCCGTGGCTACAGCGCTCACGAGGAGGCTCGACACAGCGAACCCTACTTCGACGCCCCCTACGAACAATACCCTCAACGGGATACAGCACAGTCTAGCCCTGTGTACCACACACGCCATGCGAACGCTCAACAACAGGATGGCCGAAGACCCAGCGCAATCCCTACATACATTCAAGGTAGTCATCTGAACACAGGCTCGGACTCATCAGTGGATGTGCGACGACCTCCCACTGATTCAAGGTCTCGCCCATACCAAGCGGATTTCTCAGAGTCTGAAGGTTATGATGGACGACCAGTCGGAAGCAGTCGTGACGACCGATCAAGTGTGCTTCAGAAGAGCCACAAGAAGTTTGCGGATGCGTACGATGGGGAGAATTACCGTGGGCACGAAGGAAGCAGCGGAGCCGCCAAGCGGGTGATGGATTTCTTCAGGAGACGCGGAAAGGCAAGGGGTGGCGAGGACCGGTGA
- a CDS encoding GPI-anchored wall transfer protein 1 → MSESGSYKQRKEDFVSNLSGGSVAEINYVTSVAAVAIILWSVLQARQSFFEPYTVLAFAVDFLLNVGAILLSITLYSKSPLLLNLLLIAPAILIFVLPPNSTSRKKKLKVPPNARSKENSGQLDILSTKPFLTNFRGCMMIVTCVAILAVDFRLFPRRFAKVETWGTSLMDLGVGSFVFSAGLVAARPVLREKAIGRTTGRATPLSHRIVHSLRHSIPLLVLGLIRFLSVKGLDYAEHVTEYGVHWNFFFTLGFLPPFVAIFQSALKWIPSFAALSLLVGVTYQILLETTSLKAYVLTAPRTDLISMNREGIFSFIGYLAIFLAGQDTGMFVIPRNIPPKSTASPGAQRNTLLMTMAVWGGVWTGLYLLSTNYHYGFGLAVSRRMANLPYVLWVVAFNTLQLLGFAVIDTIFFPTFYNAQDAKTEKEAYIQATSRVIRAYNRNGLAIFLLANLLTGLVNMTVNTLDATPVLTMGILVAYTATITGVAVALDAYNISIKL, encoded by the exons ATGTCTGAATCCGGGAGCTACAAGCAACGAAAGGAGGACTTTGTGTCCAATCTCTCTGGCGGCTCTGTCGCAGAAATCAATTATGTTACATCCGTTGCGGCT GTAGCGATTATTCTGTGGTCCGTCCTCCAAGCCCGCCAGTCCTTCTTCGAACCATATACCGTACTCGCATTCGCTGTTGATTTCCTCCTCAACGTTGGAGCCATTCTCCTGTCAATAACTCTCTATTCAAAATCACCGCTTCTTCTGAACCTTCTTCTTATTGCGCCTGCGAttctcatcttcgtcctcccACCTAACTCTACAagtcgaaagaagaagctcaaggtcCCTCCAAATGCGCGGTCCAAGGAAAACTCCGGGCAGCTTGATATCTTATCAACGAAGCCTTTCCTCACAAACTTTCGCGGTTGCATGATGATTGTCACCTGTGTGGCCATTCTTGCTGTCGACTTCCGCTTGTTTCCTAGACGGTTTGCCAAGGTTGAGACATGGGGTACTTCTCTGATGGACTTAGGTGTTGGATCCTTTGTCTTCTCAGCCGGCCTTGTTGCGGCTCGTCCTGTACTGCGCGAGAAAGCGATAGGTCGCACAACAGGCCGGGCAACACCCCTTTCCCACCGGATCGTGCATTCGCTGCGCCATTCTATCCCACTACTAGTGCTAGGGTTAATACGTTTCCTGAGTGTTAAGGGTTTGGACTACGCCGAACATGTGACAGAATATGGCGTTCActggaacttcttcttcaccctTGGTTTTCTGCCCCCATTTGTTGCCATCTTCCAGTCAGCTCTGAAATGGATTCCTTCATTTGCAGCCCTGTCGTTGTTGGTGGGCGTCACATATCAAATTCTGCTTGAAACCACTAGTCTCAAGGCGTATGTCCTGACGGCGCCCAGGACCGACTTAATCAGCATGAACCGGGAAGGTATTTTCAGCTTCATTGGATACCTGGCAATTTTCCTTGCTGGGCAAGATACTGGCATGTTTGTCATTCCCCGTAACATCCCCCCTAAGAGTACCGCCAGCCCTGGAGCCCAGAGGAACACCCTTCTGATGACCATGGCTGTTTGGGGTGGTGTCTGGACTGGACTCTACTTGCTCTCCACGAATTATCACTACGGTTTCGGCTTGGCAGTATCCCGTCGCATGGCAAACCTACCCTATGTTTTATGGGTTGTTGCCTTCAACACCTTGCAATTGTTGGGTTTTGCGGTCATCGATACGATATTCTTCCCTACCTTCTATAATGCACAAGACGCAAAGACGGAGAAGGAGGCTTATATACAAGCCACCAGCCGTGTAATCCGAGCATACAATCGTAACGGattggccatcttcttgttggcaaaCTTGTTGACTGGCTTGGTCAATATGACAGTCAACACACTGGATGCTACTCCCGTACTGACAATGGGAATATTGGTTGCATATACCGCAACGATCACAGGGGTCGCGGTGGCATTAGATGCTTATAATATCAGCATTAAGCTTTAA